GGGATGGACTAACTCATAGCGAATCCATCTAGGCACACCCGATGAAGCGAGAATCTCACGAATTCTATTCGTGAGAGTGTCAATTAACTTTCTCCATTCGCTTCCTGGGGAACATCCCGACGAATCCAATTCACCGTCCGCAACCAAGCCCAAACGCCGTAGCCACGCCTGACCTTGACACCTTCGCTGTATTCGTGGGCGACCTCTTCTAGTTCCTGAGTGGTGAAATTGTAGCCTAACTGGATAGCCACATCGATAAATTCCTCCGGAGTAGCTACATCTTGGAATTTCTCCCGCAAATCCCAACTCCAACTGACATCTTTTAAAAATTGAGTAGCGCTTTCGATAGACATAAACCTGCTTTTGCCAACATTACCCGCTGATTAGCCTTTAATATCCTACCTTAACTCCAATCCCGGGGGGAGGCAGCAGCATCGAATCCACCCGTACGCATGAGCCGTTCTAGTTCGCTAGGTTCGGGAGAATATTTCTTGGCTTCTTCATAGTCAATGCGGTTGAGGCAAACCTGTTCGTAGATAGCTTGGTTCATGAGTTGCATGCCATCCATACTACCCAGCCGCATGAGATGCAATGCACTGTCTTCGTCGCCTTTGTACAGGTAATCCTGCATGGCAGGGGTGTTCAGCAGAATATCGTGAACGGCAGTGCGACCGCCATCGACAGTAGGAATGAGCAACTGGGAGACGACAGCCGCTAGAGATTCGGCAATTTGGACCCGCATGGGTTCCTGTTCGTCGGGATTGAACAAGTTCAGCAAGCGGTTGACCGAGTTGACAGCATTGCGGGTGTGGAGGGTTCCTAGAACCAAGTGACCGGTTTGGGCGGCTTGTAGGGCGATGTTGACCGTGGTGCGATCGCGCATTTCCCCAATCAAAATCACGTCTGGGTCTTCCCGCAGTGCCCCCCGCAAGCTAGCGTAAAAGTCGTAGGTATGCAATCCCAACTCCCGCTGGCTGACCAGACATTTTTGGGAGTTGTGAATGTATTCGATGGGATCTTCAATAGTAATAATATGCCGGGATGCCGTTTCGTTGAGGTGGCGAATCATGGCGGCGAGGGTGGTGGATTTCCCGGAACCGGTGGGTCCAGTTACCAAAACCAGCCCTTGGTTTTTTTGGATGATATCTTTGAGGACCGGCGGCAAGTGCAGTTCGTCGATGGAAGGAACTTTTAAACTAATCAGACGCAAGACCATGGCACCGCCGTTGAGGGTTTCAAAACAGTTCAAACGGCAGCGGATAAAGCCGGGATAGTAAATAGCCGTATCGAGTTCTTTCTTTTCACGAAATTCTTTTTGCTGTCTGGGATCGAGATTTTCTTGAATGTATTTTTCAAATAGTTCCGGGGTGGTTTTGCCGTAGCCTTTTGCTGTTTGCATTTGACCTTGGATCCGAAAGCGGGGAACCTCTCCCACCCGGATGTGAATATCCGATGCTTTGGTTTGGAAAGCATCTCGCACCATGGATTTGATGGAGGTGGCGGTTTCTAGGGTACTGTCGCGGTCTTCTCCTTTAACGTACTGCCGGTGGACATTTGAATTATCGGCAGCGGACTGGCGTTGCAGCTGCTTGCCCTTCATGGGTGGTGGCGGCGGCGGTGACTGGGGTTTGGGTGTTGGGGATTGTGGTTTGGGCGAATGATTGGAATTTTCCATAGTTTCTTTCCCCCCTGGATAGGTCGGGTTACACTAAATAGATGGCAGCTATAAGCATTGGTAGGAGGCTCGATGCTTGCTGAGCAACAAGCGAATGGGTTTCTACCAATGTACTTGCTTCCATCCTAAGAGATTTCTTTCGTTTCCCAAGCAAAAATGCCAATCTAGATATTGCCAATTTGGGAGAGTTTCCGTGCAGTCGAATGCAAAATTTCTACCGCAGCGATGGGGTCGGCGTTTGGCCGCCTGGTTGGAAACCCATTGGGTGATGCCGGCGTTTTCCGGTAGCTTGCTGTTGGTTCTGGCGGTGTTTTTCTTAGCCGCGGCTAGCAATACTATGGTGGGCTGGCTTTATGTGATTAGTGGCGTTAGCTTCTCTTTATGCGCGATCGCGGCTTGGCTGCCTTGGCGATCGCTCAAATCCCTACAAGTACGCCGTTTGCCAATAGAACCCGTGGCGGCTGGAGAAGACCTGACGGTGACTTTGGAGGTGGTCAATACGGGGCGCTCTCCCCAAACTTTGTTGCTGGTGCGGGATATGTTGCCGGCTGGGTTGGGCAAATCGCAAGCGACCGTAGTGGAATGGATTCCCCCCCGGCATAGCGATCGCTGGCAGTATACATATACCACGCAACGACGCGGCGTATACCGCTGGCAAGAAGTACAAGTAAAAACGGCAACGCCTTTGGGGTTGTTTTGGTGCTGTCGTTCCCGTTCTGCCCAGGCAGTGGCGGTGGTGTATCCGCCGATTTTGCCCCTCAAACGCTGCCCGTTGCTGGATGAAATGGGCACCGAAGACCAACCGCAGCGCCATCAATACGAACGTCGCAGCTACAGCCACACTTCTACGGGAACCACGCGGACTTTGCGCCCCTACCGGTG
This Geitlerinema sp. PCC 9228 DNA region includes the following protein-coding sequences:
- a CDS encoding Nif11-like leader peptide family natural product precursor, producing the protein MSIESATQFLKDVSWSWDLREKFQDVATPEEFIDVAIQLGYNFTTQELEEVAHEYSEGVKVRRGYGVWAWLRTVNWIRRDVPQEANGES
- a CDS encoding DUF58 domain-containing protein, with translation MQSNAKFLPQRWGRRLAAWLETHWVMPAFSGSLLLVLAVFFLAAASNTMVGWLYVISGVSFSLCAIAAWLPWRSLKSLQVRRLPIEPVAAGEDLTVTLEVVNTGRSPQTLLLVRDMLPAGLGKSQATVVEWIPPRHSDRWQYTYTTQRRGVYRWQEVQVKTATPLGLFWCCRSRSAQAVAVVYPPILPLKRCPLLDEMGTEDQPQRHQYERRSYSHTSTGTTRTLRPYRWGDPIRLVHWRSSARYGELRVRELETFTSGQETVVCLDTQSDRWQAEDFEQAVIAAASLYFYARRRQMGIGLWTAATGMVRSDRAVLETLAATDFAQPQNNHHVLPSLPVIWLSANPHSLATLPTGSRWLLWLSVPMDTPVHLDLPGKQMTPETSLEKQLQLPI
- a CDS encoding type IV pilus twitching motility protein PilT translates to MENSNHSPKPQSPTPKPQSPPPPPPMKGKQLQRQSAADNSNVHRQYVKGEDRDSTLETATSIKSMVRDAFQTKASDIHIRVGEVPRFRIQGQMQTAKGYGKTTPELFEKYIQENLDPRQQKEFREKKELDTAIYYPGFIRCRLNCFETLNGGAMVLRLISLKVPSIDELHLPPVLKDIIQKNQGLVLVTGPTGSGKSTTLAAMIRHLNETASRHIITIEDPIEYIHNSQKCLVSQRELGLHTYDFYASLRGALREDPDVILIGEMRDRTTVNIALQAAQTGHLVLGTLHTRNAVNSVNRLLNLFNPDEQEPMRVQIAESLAAVVSQLLIPTVDGGRTAVHDILLNTPAMQDYLYKGDEDSALHLMRLGSMDGMQLMNQAIYEQVCLNRIDYEEAKKYSPEPSELERLMRTGGFDAAASPRDWS